Within the Sporocytophaga myxococcoides DSM 11118 genome, the region GAGGAGGACCTTATCATTCAGGATGTATTGAATCATTACTGTTGACAATAAAAGGTATAAAGGTTGTTTATCCATCTAATGCCGCAGATATCAAAGGATTAATGAAGGCTGCTTTTATAGATCCGAACCCAGTCATTATGCTGGAGCACAAAGGACTCTACAGAAGTAAAATTCCAGGAACCCAGGATGCCTATATGGTAGAACCGGATGCGGACTACATACTTCCATTAGGAAAGGCAAATCTGGTATTACAAACTGAGAATCCCGACAGTGTCACAATTATCACTTATGGACTTGGAGTCTACTGGGCAAAAGAGGCTGCACAACTATTTAAAGAAAAGGTTGAAATTATTGACCTGAGAACATTATACCCATTAGATGAAAGCCTGATTTATAAAGTTGTTAAAAGGTCTGGGCGGTGTTTGCTATTAAGCGAAGCACCTTTAGAAAATTCCTTTATTCAGGCACTGGCTGGTCGTATTCAGAAATCCTGCTTTGAATATCTCAAAGCACCTATCTATACAATTGGTGCCTTGAATGTTCCAGGGCTACCAGTAAATATTGGATTAGAGAATGCTGTATTGCCGGATATTCTCAAAATTTCGGAAGGGATCAATGATTTGTTAACCTATTCAAGACAAAAAGAATTTATTTGAAAAGTCTTTAGATAAAATTTCTCTACATCATTAATCTGGCTTTTGTTAAAAAGGATTTTAAAGCCAGTAAATATTTTTTCTAAAACTATTAATTACTTTATATTTATTTTTGATGGCTTTTATCGTTATCAATGATAAAGTTATTTTATAAAGTAAGCACATTTTTAATAAAGAGCATGATTCATATTTACAGGGCTAATGCATTCGGTGATGTTTTATGGGCAGAGCCTGTAGTCCGTTATCTCGTTTCAAAGAATCAATATGTGAATGTCATTACCAACTATCCTGAGGTTTTTCAGAACTATCCGAGCCCATATCTTCTCTTAAACAAACCTATTCCAAAATGGAAAAAGAATTTATTGAAGGCATTGCCTTTTCTAGGGTTTTCAAAGAGGATAATTAAGCTGGATATGGCATATGAAAAGACTCCTAAGATCCATGTTTTAAAAGCCTACTTTAAGGCTGCAGATATTAAAAATGAATCTTTATCTCTTCCAAAAATATATTTGTCTGAAGAAGAAAAGAAAAGATTAATTCCTGAAAAATATGTAGTACTTCACATCGACAAAAATCCTTTAAACCATAGAAATATCTATGGTGTGAATTGGAAAGAAGTTGTTAAATATATTCAAGGATTAGGGTTGAAAGTAATTCAGATATCCAAAAATGGAGATGAGCTTTATGGGGAGTGGTACAAAACCCGTGATATGAGAGAGGTAATGTCACTTGTTTACAATGCATCATTATTTGTAGGATTGGATTCCGGACCAAGTCATATCGCAGGGTGTTTTCAAATACCATCAGCAATATTTTTTGGGTCAGTTAATCCTGAATTCAGACATCTGGATAATAAGAATAAAATATTTTTACAGCAACCGTGTGAATATGCGGGATGCTATCATGAAGTGATAAGTAGTCGTGGGAAAGATTGTCGTTTAGTTGGAGCCGAAGGTATTCCAAAATGTTCTCTTCATACTACTGAACATGTTTTAAGTGCATTAAAACAACTTTCTTCTCAGATCGAACTTTAATAGAAGATAAAAAGCAGAGATGCATTAGTGCTTCTCTGCATAATTCTTCAGATTCTGCAAACCTTTATCAAAATCTTTTTCAAGCATATCCTTTACCATAAAACCAAAATATCTTCCAAAGGGATAGTCCAGGTTGCCTTGATTTTTCCAGGTTACTTTAGTACCGCCTTCAACAGGCTCAATAGTAAAATCAACTTCAGATTCTGACTCCATTGGTGTAGTTGTTATAAGTCTTGAATGAACCATTGTTGGGCTTTTGGTTTCAGTAATAATAATATAGCCTTTACCTGTTTTCTGTCCTTCCCAACTATATTTATGACCGGAATGTGATGGCTGTCCTTCTACAATTTTCTTGGTTGTAGAATCTGTCTCAGACCAGGGATTCCATTCCTTAAAATCATTGTAATCAGAAATCTCTTTGTATAACTTTTCAGCAGGTTGCTTGATTACGAGACTCCTTTGAACGGTATAAGTTTTAGGAAAAAATAATGCTACGATAAAGATTAAAAGCAGAAAACCCAGTAAAGAAAGGAGTATAGTTCTGGCAAGTTTCATAGAGTTTTATTTTGTCGCTTAGTTTGAAAAGTAATAATTGATTTCAAAATGGTTTGTTCTGAAAAAGAGCTTAAAATGAAAACTTGCTTTAAATTAATTCTTTTGGTTTAATAATCAAATTGTTGTATGTCTTTATGTATTATGAATTTAAAATCGATAGCACGTTCTATCTGTCATCGCCTTATTGAACTTGCTTTAAAGCTCTTAATCTGTATAATAACGGTGGATGAGAATAATGCATAAATACATATGCAGGATGTGGAGTCAGGTTGCTGAGGTTTTTTGTAGATAGTTTTTTTAGAGCTTCCTGAAGTGCAATACTACTATATGTAACAGCAGCAAAACGGTCTGCTTCATATTCATTTTTTCTCGAAATAATATTCATCACTAATCCAGTAATGTGAGATATGGGAGTATACAGAATTCCGAAAGCAATTAAATTGATGTGAATTGCTAAATGATCCGCCCCCAGAGCTTCCGATAAATTTGTATTAAAGATGAAATAGGAGAGTAGAAAGAGCATGAATCCGGCTTGTATAATACCAAGGATTAGTCCAGTAATGATATGTTTTTTCTTGAAATGACCAATCTCATGCGCTAAGACTGCAACCAGCTCCTCTTTGGTATGATTGTTAATCAAAGTGTCATAAAGAACCACTTTTTTCTTTGGTCCGATACCAGAGAAGAATGCATTTGCTTTGGAAGATCTTTTCGAACCATCTATAACAAAGATATTTGTTATAGAGAAATTGTTAGTCTTACTATACTCTTCAATTGAGTTTCTTAGTTCACCGCTCTCAAGTGGCGTAAGTTTGTTGAATAGCGGAACGAATATACTGGTATAAAACATATTGATCACAAGCATTACCACAGATAAGATGATCCAGAAGTAAAGCCAAAAGCCAGGACCTATACTGGTAACCATAAAAATAAAAAGCCATATCAGTAGACCGCCTAGCAACCCGCCAAGAAGATAACCTTTTAACTTATCCAGGATATATGTCTTGATAGCTGTTTTATTGAATCCGAATTTTTCTTCAATTACAAAGGTCTTATACAAGGAAAAAGGAATATTGATAATGTCAGAAAACAGGAAGAGGATACCAAAAAATACTAATGCTAAAGAAGTAGGATTATGAAATTTTAAACTTAATTGTTTGTCCAGCCATCCAAAAGTACCGGTGAGAATGACAGTGATAATAAGCAGAAAGCTCAACGTACTTGATACAAAACTGAATTTGGCATTGGCAGTAAAATAATCCTGTGCCTTCTTAAATTCTTCTTCAGTATATAAGTTTTTTAACTCTTCGGGTAAATCGTTTTTTTGATGTTTGAGATTTAAATAATCAAGAACCTGTTCAAGTATAAAATCAAAAGATAGTATCCCCAGAATAATGTATAAAAGACTTTTAGAATCCATCAGAATTAAGCTTCCTGCTATTATAAATTTTTAATAATATATTTTGTTGATAAGGTAATTCTTTACGTAATCATTCACACCTTCTTCAAGTGTATGGAATGGTTTGGAATAACCCGCAGCCTTTAACTTCTCCATTTTGGCTTCAGTAAAATACTGGTACTTGTCACGGATGTCAGCCGGAGTGTCTACAAAACTGATATCTTCTTTTTTACCCATTGCCTTAAAGGTATTCTTGGTTAAGTCAAGAAATGTTCTCGCCTTTCCGCTTCCAAGGTTATAGATACCGGAATGCTTTCTGTCTCTCATCAGGAACATGATAACATCCACAACATCTTTTACATAGACAAAATCCCTCATTTGCTCACCATCCTTAAATTCAGGATTGTGGGATCTGAATAGTTTCATCTTGTCACTGGCGCTTATCTGATTGAAGGCATGAAATATTACACTGGCCATTCTGCCTTTGTGATATTCATTAGGGCCATAAACATTGAAGAATTTAAGCCCTGCCCAGAAAAAGGGTTTTTTAGGTTGATTCAGTGCCCAGATATCAAAATCATTCTTAGAATCACCGTAAGGATTTAATGGCTTAAGTTTTGGAATTACGGCTTCGTTATCTTCATATCCAAGTTCTCCAAGTCCATAAGTAGCAGCTGAAGATGCGTATACTAGCGGAATTTGATAGTTAACACATGCATTCCATATTTTTTGCGAATATTCAACATTAAGTTTATCGAATATTTCTTTGTTAAATTCGGTAGTGTCAGTTCTGGCACCAATATGGAAGATGAACTCAACATGCTCATAGTTTTTGTCAAGCCAGTTGAAAAAATCATCTCTGTGTACTTTTTCCTGTATCTTTTTTCCAACCAGGTTTTTATTTTTTTCTTCATTGCTGAAATCATCTACAGCAACAATATAATTGAAGTTTTCAGCATTTAATTTACTGATAAGGCAGCTACCTATAAATCCTGCTGCTCCGGTCACAACCATCATAAAACAAATAGTTTCTTTTTGTAGGGTGAATTTTTAAGAAAGGCTAAATTTACAAAAAAAAGAACGATATAGAGGGTGAAAAAGGTTTATTTGCGATTGCTGATTTTTTCTTTACTCATTTTCACTGCATGTAAGACGCATAGTGATAAGGAAGTAAAATCCAATGAAAATAATAGTAATGATGTTCTGGTGGATGAATTGCATCTACCTGCTAAAGTTAGTCGTGTATTGGGTCTTTGCCCTTCTTCTACTGAGATCCTTGCAAGTATTTGTCCTGAAAAATTAGTTGGGAGAACGCAAAATTGCAATTTTCCCCCATCTATTGAAACGCTTCCAATAGTGAACAATTATCCTCTTGA harbors:
- a CDS encoding glycosyltransferase family 9 protein, translating into MIHIYRANAFGDVLWAEPVVRYLVSKNQYVNVITNYPEVFQNYPSPYLLLNKPIPKWKKNLLKALPFLGFSKRIIKLDMAYEKTPKIHVLKAYFKAADIKNESLSLPKIYLSEEEKKRLIPEKYVVLHIDKNPLNHRNIYGVNWKEVVKYIQGLGLKVIQISKNGDELYGEWYKTRDMREVMSLVYNASLFVGLDSGPSHIAGCFQIPSAIFFGSVNPEFRHLDNKNKIFLQQPCEYAGCYHEVISSRGKDCRLVGAEGIPKCSLHTTEHVLSALKQLSSQIEL
- a CDS encoding SRPBCC family protein; translated protein: MKLARTILLSLLGFLLLIFIVALFFPKTYTVQRSLVIKQPAEKLYKEISDYNDFKEWNPWSETDSTTKKIVEGQPSHSGHKYSWEGQKTGKGYIIITETKSPTMVHSRLITTTPMESESEVDFTIEPVEGGTKVTWKNQGNLDYPFGRYFGFMVKDMLEKDFDKGLQNLKNYAEKH
- a CDS encoding M48 family metallopeptidase; protein product: MDSKSLLYIILGILSFDFILEQVLDYLNLKHQKNDLPEELKNLYTEEEFKKAQDYFTANAKFSFVSSTLSFLLIITVILTGTFGWLDKQLSLKFHNPTSLALVFFGILFLFSDIINIPFSLYKTFVIEEKFGFNKTAIKTYILDKLKGYLLGGLLGGLLIWLFIFMVTSIGPGFWLYFWIILSVVMLVINMFYTSIFVPLFNKLTPLESGELRNSIEEYSKTNNFSITNIFVIDGSKRSSKANAFFSGIGPKKKVVLYDTLINNHTKEELVAVLAHEIGHFKKKHIITGLILGIIQAGFMLFLLSYFIFNTNLSEALGADHLAIHINLIAFGILYTPISHITGLVMNIISRKNEYEADRFAAVTYSSIALQEALKKLSTKNLSNLTPHPAYVFMHYSHPPLLYRLRALKQVQ
- the rfaD gene encoding ADP-glyceromanno-heptose 6-epimerase, encoding MMVVTGAAGFIGSCLISKLNAENFNYIVAVDDFSNEEKNKNLVGKKIQEKVHRDDFFNWLDKNYEHVEFIFHIGARTDTTEFNKEIFDKLNVEYSQKIWNACVNYQIPLVYASSAATYGLGELGYEDNEAVIPKLKPLNPYGDSKNDFDIWALNQPKKPFFWAGLKFFNVYGPNEYHKGRMASVIFHAFNQISASDKMKLFRSHNPEFKDGEQMRDFVYVKDVVDVIMFLMRDRKHSGIYNLGSGKARTFLDLTKNTFKAMGKKEDISFVDTPADIRDKYQYFTEAKMEKLKAAGYSKPFHTLEEGVNDYVKNYLINKIYY